In Microaerobacter geothermalis, a single genomic region encodes these proteins:
- a CDS encoding cory-CC-star protein: protein MGWKEKMLLLKQFYEDMFMVPYRSALKREHREEEDMFMLLCFSEILGIPNPVSFYTLELYPVIYEKFHEWHIRMGMEKSPIDGIHCC, encoded by the coding sequence ATGGGTTGGAAGGAGAAAATGCTGCTGTTAAAACAATTTTATGAAGATATGTTTATGGTTCCCTATCGGTCGGCCCTCAAGAGGGAGCATCGCGAGGAAGAAGACATGTTTATGCTGCTGTGTTTTTCAGAGATACTAGGCATCCCTAATCCCGTCTCTTTTTATACATTGGAATTGTATCCGGTGATCTATGAAAAATTTCATGAATGGCATATTAGAATGGGGATGGAAAAATCCCCGATTGATGGTATTCACTGCTGCTAG
- a CDS encoding phosphoadenylyl-sulfate reductase, with product MKQYQEQLGKLHTGFAEKKPEEILEWALGTYMPDLALACSFGAEDMVLLEMMMKLNKEVPVFFLDTSFHFSETYEIKRMAEKRYGITIEAVAASFTLEEQEKHYGKDLWNTNPELCCQLRKVDPLTHRLSGLRAWITGIRREQSITRQNARIVEWDYKFRLTKINPLVMWSEKEVWYYINQHRIPYHSLHDHNYPSIGCAPCTSPIEEGEDRRSGRWRGLMKTECGLHGWGDKNGPTS from the coding sequence ATGAAACAATATCAAGAACAGTTGGGAAAACTTCACACGGGTTTTGCAGAAAAAAAGCCTGAAGAAATCTTGGAATGGGCATTGGGAACGTATATGCCTGATTTGGCGCTAGCATGCAGCTTTGGAGCTGAAGATATGGTTTTGTTAGAAATGATGATGAAGCTGAATAAGGAAGTTCCGGTATTTTTCCTCGATACTTCTTTCCATTTTTCTGAGACGTATGAAATAAAAAGAATGGCAGAAAAGAGATATGGAATCACCATTGAGGCCGTTGCTGCCTCTTTCACCCTTGAAGAACAGGAAAAGCACTATGGGAAGGATCTGTGGAATACCAATCCTGAACTTTGCTGCCAGTTAAGAAAGGTTGACCCCCTTACCCATAGATTATCGGGATTAAGAGCATGGATTACCGGAATCCGACGGGAGCAATCCATCACTCGTCAGAACGCAAGGATTGTAGAATGGGATTATAAATTTAGGCTGACCAAAATTAATCCCCTTGTTATGTGGTCAGAGAAGGAAGTATGGTATTATATCAATCAACATCGGATTCCATATCATTCTTTACATGATCATAACTACCCAAGCATTGGTTGTGCTCCTTGTACCAGTCCGATAGAAGAAGGAGAAGACAGAAGGTCCGGCAGATGGAGAGGATTGATGAAAACGGAATGCGGATTACATGGATGGGGTGACAAAAATGGACCAACTTCTTAA
- a CDS encoding ArsA family ATPase, with product MIQHLKKRILFFGGKGGVGKTTSASAFALLASKKGKKTLLVSTDPAHNTGDIFGKKIGHEVTEAAPLLYALEIDPHRETHRYIQQVKENLREIVHPKMMDEIHRQIDITSVSPGADEAALFDRMVDIIREGIHEYDLIVFDTAPTGHTIRLLSLPELMGVWIDSMISRREKVNELHRMWLMDDQEPVDDPIYRILTQRKMRFKEAREILLDQNNTSFVFVLIPERLPIVETEKAISLLQKYKISIDSLIVNRILPEDVQDLFFQKRKKQERIYLQQIKESFLEQKIHYVPMLDHDVYGLSSLNEIANCFESQL from the coding sequence ATGATTCAACATTTGAAGAAGCGAATTCTCTTTTTTGGCGGCAAAGGGGGGGTAGGAAAAACAACATCAGCCTCTGCGTTTGCGCTGCTTGCCTCAAAAAAAGGGAAAAAGACCCTCCTTGTTTCTACCGACCCTGCCCATAATACAGGGGATATTTTCGGCAAAAAAATAGGTCATGAAGTGACTGAGGCAGCACCTCTTCTTTATGCATTGGAGATCGATCCCCACCGTGAAACCCATCGGTATATCCAACAAGTAAAGGAAAATTTGCGTGAAATCGTCCACCCCAAAATGATGGATGAAATTCATCGGCAAATCGATATCACCAGCGTTTCTCCCGGTGCCGATGAGGCGGCACTCTTTGACCGAATGGTAGATATCATCCGGGAAGGAATCCATGAATACGATTTAATTGTTTTTGACACGGCCCCTACGGGTCATACCATCCGTCTTCTATCCCTACCCGAGCTGATGGGAGTTTGGATAGACAGTATGATCTCAAGGCGTGAAAAAGTAAATGAACTTCATCGCATGTGGCTGATGGATGATCAGGAGCCCGTTGACGATCCCATTTACCGGATCTTGACTCAGAGAAAAATGAGGTTTAAGGAAGCAAGGGAAATTTTGCTGGATCAAAATAACACGTCTTTTGTGTTTGTGTTGATCCCTGAAAGATTGCCGATTGTGGAGACGGAGAAGGCGATTTCGTTGTTGCAGAAATATAAAATTTCCATCGATTCATTGATTGTAAACCGGATTCTTCCGGAGGATGTCCAGGATCTCTTTTTTCAAAAAAGAAAAAAACAGGAACGGATCTATCTTCAGCAAATCAAAGAGAGTTTTCTTGAGCAAAAGATTCACTATGTCCCCATGCTGGATCATGATGTCTATGGATTGTCCTCTTTGAATGAAATTGCCAATTGTTTTGAAAGCCAACTTTAA
- a CDS encoding carbon starvation CstA family protein, producing the protein MNSVLVALFGILVFFLGYRYYSKFIAERIYRLDPNYVTPAHQFQDGVDFVPTNKHVLWGHHFTSVAGAAPIVGPAIAVYWGWLPALLWVLLGTVFAAGVHDFGTLVISNRHKGQSMGTLANRIIGQRAKLLFLFIILILVLMVNAVFAWVISKLFISFPASVLPVFIEIPLAIWIGYMVYKKKGGLFWPSIAALVVMYGTAIITSKVTALQIDLPKWFGGEQATLLFGLNGVEMSFLVWIVILMAYGYIASVLPVWKLLQPRDYINSHQLVIGLLVLYAGLFILSPEMTAPAVNGNVTDKSWFPLLFITIACGAISGFHGLVSSGTTSKQLDKETDARFVGYLGSVGEGVLALISIIAVATFFGTQGDFLAKYTNFGAANASGLGSFVGGAAQLATGLLIPVDVAKTIVAVIVVSFAATTLDTSIRLMRYIIAEIGKEYKFTAITRTHVATSIAVGASTLLVLTPGGANGFGSGGYLLWPLFGTSNQLLAGISLLIVSIWLKKLGRNYLPTLIPMAFLLFMTIWAMVQQVFFEWMGQDGKMLLFVLGSVILVFALWILLEAWSAFTNRKDYSQIDKDLTA; encoded by the coding sequence TTGAATTCAGTTTTGGTTGCATTGTTTGGAATCTTAGTATTTTTCCTTGGATATCGCTATTATTCCAAGTTCATCGCAGAGCGCATCTATCGCTTAGACCCCAATTACGTGACGCCTGCCCATCAATTCCAGGATGGTGTTGACTTTGTGCCAACCAATAAGCATGTACTGTGGGGACACCATTTTACTTCAGTTGCTGGAGCAGCACCAATTGTCGGGCCGGCTATTGCGGTATATTGGGGATGGTTGCCTGCTCTCTTATGGGTATTATTGGGTACTGTTTTTGCTGCCGGAGTTCATGATTTTGGGACTTTAGTTATATCAAACCGTCATAAGGGTCAATCGATGGGAACCTTAGCCAACCGTATCATTGGTCAGAGGGCAAAGCTCTTATTTTTGTTTATCATTCTGATCCTTGTACTCATGGTGAATGCGGTATTTGCCTGGGTGATTTCAAAGTTGTTTATTTCTTTCCCGGCCAGTGTACTTCCTGTCTTTATTGAAATTCCTTTAGCCATTTGGATTGGCTATATGGTTTACAAAAAGAAAGGAGGATTATTTTGGCCCTCCATCGCTGCCCTCGTCGTGATGTATGGCACAGCGATTATTACCAGTAAAGTGACTGCTTTGCAAATTGATTTGCCCAAGTGGTTTGGAGGAGAACAAGCCACCCTTTTATTTGGGTTAAATGGTGTGGAAATGTCATTCCTGGTATGGATTGTGATCCTAATGGCTTACGGGTATATTGCTTCCGTTTTGCCTGTTTGGAAGCTGCTGCAGCCGAGGGACTACATTAATTCCCACCAGTTGGTAATCGGGTTATTGGTGCTATATGCTGGCTTGTTTATCCTTTCTCCAGAAATGACCGCTCCTGCAGTAAATGGAAATGTAACGGATAAATCCTGGTTCCCCCTTCTGTTTATTACCATTGCTTGCGGAGCCATCTCCGGTTTCCATGGCCTGGTATCCTCTGGGACTACTTCGAAGCAGCTGGATAAGGAAACAGATGCTAGATTTGTCGGCTATTTAGGTTCAGTGGGAGAAGGGGTTCTTGCTTTAATATCAATTATCGCCGTGGCCACCTTCTTTGGTACCCAGGGGGATTTCCTGGCGAAATACACCAACTTTGGAGCGGCTAATGCCAGTGGGTTAGGCAGCTTTGTTGGTGGTGCCGCCCAATTGGCTACAGGGTTACTGATTCCTGTAGATGTGGCTAAAACCATCGTGGCCGTCATTGTGGTGAGTTTCGCAGCAACCACCCTGGATACCTCTATTCGGCTTATGAGATATATCATTGCAGAAATTGGAAAAGAATATAAATTTACTGCTATCACAAGAACTCATGTCGCTACATCCATCGCCGTAGGAGCTAGTACGTTGCTTGTATTAACGCCTGGTGGTGCCAACGGGTTTGGCTCAGGGGGTTACTTACTATGGCCCCTTTTTGGTACATCCAACCAGCTCCTTGCTGGAATTAGTTTGTTAATCGTATCCATTTGGTTAAAGAAGCTTGGACGAAACTATTTACCAACTTTAATTCCGATGGCATTCCTGCTTTTCATGACCATTTGGGCCATGGTTCAGCAGGTATTCTTTGAGTGGATGGGACAAGACGGTAAGATGCTCCTCTTTGTTCTTGGCTCTGTCATTCTTGTTTTTGCCCTTTGGATTCTTCTTGAAGCATGGTCTGCCTTTACCAATCGAAAAGATTACAGTCAGATCGATAAGGATTTAACTGCGTGA